In Tamandua tetradactyla isolate mTamTet1 chromosome 7, mTamTet1.pri, whole genome shotgun sequence, the following are encoded in one genomic region:
- the RABL2B gene encoding rab-like protein 2B isoform X3: protein MHASYYHKAHACIMVFDVQRKVTYKNLSTWYTELREFRPEIPCIVVANKIDADIKVTQKSFNFAKKFSLPLYFVSAADGTNVVKLFNDAIRLAVSYKQNSQDFMDEILQELENFELEQKEETVPGQEPNGSGSPPPC from the exons ATGCACGCCTCCTACTACCACAAGGCCCATGCCTGCATCATG GTGTTTGATGTGCAGAGGAAAGTCACTTACAAGAACCTGAGCACCTGGTACACGGAGCTTCGGGAATTCAGGCCAGAGATCCCCTGCATCGTGGTggccaataaaattgatg CAGATATAAAGGTGACCCAGAAAAGTTTCAATTTTGCCAAGAAGTTCTCCCTGCCCTTGTACTTTGTCTCAGCTGCTGATGGCACCAACGTTGTAAAG CTCTTCAATGATGCTATCCGACTGGCCGTGTCGTACAAGCAGAACTCCCAGGACTTCATGGATGAGATTCTGCAGGAGCTGGAG AACTTCGAGCTAGAGCAGAAGGAGGAGACTGTGCCAGGTCAGGAGCCGAATGGCAGTGGAAGTCCCCCGCCCTGCTGA